In the Gymnogyps californianus isolate 813 chromosome 3, ASM1813914v2, whole genome shotgun sequence genome, one interval contains:
- the YPEL5 gene encoding protein yippee-like 5, producing MGRIFLDHIGGTRLFSCANCDTILTNRSELISTRFTGATGRAFLFNKVVNLQYSEVQDRVMLTGRHMVRDVSCKNCNSKLGWIYEFATEDSQRYKEGRVILERALVRESEGFEEHVPSDNS from the exons ATGGGACGAATTTTTCTGGATCATATTGGTGGCACTCGCCTGTTCTCCTGTGCAAACTGCGACACGATTCTGACCAATCGTTCTGAGCTCATCTCCACTCGTTTTACAGGGGCCACAGGAAGAgcctttctttttaacaag GTGGTGAATCTGCAATACAGTGAAGTTCAGGATCGGGTTATGCTCACTGGCCGCCACATGGTTCGAGACGTGAGCTGCAAGAACTGCAACAGCAAACTGGGTTGGATCTATGAATTTGCCACTGAAGACAGCCAGCGCTACAAGGAAGGCCGCGTTATCCTGGAAAGAGCGTTGGTCCGAGAGAGCGAAGGATTTGAGGAGCATGTTCCATCCGACAATTCTTGA